The Spirochaetota bacterium genome has a segment encoding these proteins:
- a CDS encoding 3-hydroxybutyryl-CoA dehydrogenase (converts (S)-3-hydroxybutanoyl-CoA to 3-acetoacetyl-CoA), protein MDMKTVAIIGTGLMGTDIACASANAGFEVLLFDKDKERAMKALGRLHDRYKRYKDTGRLEQARADTIMKHFSLCDAIDEIKGAMVVIECAFEDIHVKQQIFRDLDRVCRADAVLGSNTSSISITEIASATKRPESVIGLHFLNPAHVMKLVEIIPGIATTRETVETAKTFVKKLGKIHVESKDYPGFLLNRMLVPLINEAIYLLYEGAGTAESIDRVMKAGLNFPMGPLALADMIGLDVLLAVIEEMHRGYSDSKYRPCPLLKKYVAAGYLGKKSGRGFFIYND, encoded by the coding sequence GTGGATATGAAAACTGTCGCGATCATCGGAACCGGTCTCATGGGCACCGATATAGCCTGCGCTTCGGCCAATGCCGGCTTCGAAGTGCTTCTCTTCGATAAGGATAAGGAGCGTGCGATGAAGGCCCTGGGCCGGCTTCATGACCGGTATAAGCGGTACAAGGACACCGGCAGGCTGGAACAGGCCAGGGCTGACACCATCATGAAGCACTTTTCCCTCTGCGACGCCATTGATGAGATCAAAGGCGCCATGGTCGTGATCGAATGCGCCTTTGAGGATATCCATGTGAAACAGCAGATATTCCGCGACCTTGACCGGGTCTGCCGGGCCGACGCGGTGCTGGGCTCCAACACCTCCTCCATATCCATAACCGAGATAGCCTCCGCAACGAAGCGGCCCGAGTCGGTCATCGGCCTTCACTTTCTCAATCCGGCCCATGTGATGAAGCTGGTGGAGATCATCCCCGGCATCGCCACCACCCGTGAAACCGTGGAGACGGCCAAGACCTTTGTAAAGAAGCTGGGGAAGATCCATGTCGAATCGAAGGACTATCCCGGATTCTTGTTGAACCGGATGCTGGTGCCCCTCATCAACGAGGCCATCTATCTTCTCTATGAAGGGGCCGGCACGGCCGAATCGATAGACCGGGTCATGAAGGCGGGCCTCAACTTTCCCATGGGCCCCCTCGCCCTGGCGGACATGATCGGCCTTGACGTGCTTCTTGCCGTCATCGAGGAGATGCACCGGGGCTATTCCGATTCGAAGTATCGTCCCTGCCCCCTCCTTAAAAAGTACGTGGCGGCGGGATACCTGGGGAAAAAATCGGGGAGGGGTTTCTTCATTTATAACGATTGA